CCGAAGCCAACCGTCACGGTGCTACAGTGTTTGCCCGTTCGGCGATGTACGCTCAAGATCATTCAACCTCACTGGAAGCGACGCGCGAGTTCCTGGATGCCCATCCGGAGATAAAACATTTCGCATTGATTCAGTGCACTTCGCCGTTTCTGCGAGCAGACTATCTGGCAGAGGCCGCCCAACACATTCGCTCGCGCGTGGACCATTCAATGGGAATGCCATCGTGTACGTTCAGTGTAGTACGGAGTTATAAGTTGCGCTGGCGCGAAGATGTCAATAGTGGCAGGTTACAggcaattaattttaatcctATGGCTCGCCCGAGACGCCAGGACTGGCAGGGTGAGTTAGTGGAAGCGGGTATGTTTTACTTTTCCGACAGACAACTAATCATGGAAACGGGTAGCTTTCAAAATGAAATGTGTACCGTAGTGGAAGTGGATGAGCTGGATGCACTAGAAATTGATAATTTAAAGCATTTAACGTTGGCTCGTGCTTTGATCGGAATGGAATAGTATGTCGGTCGTGAAATTTCCTATCACTGATGCAAGAATGATCGTGCTCCATCGAACCACCACCGATTGAAGTGGAGTGATGTTTTCATTCTTGATATTCCCGGTGTCATTTGCAAAAAGGGAACGTGCTTTAAAGAAGATAAACTTAACTGGAAGCTTCATTGCTTGGCAGTAATATCGGGGATTTCAGCACTAGCACGTGCCCTAGGTGCTGAATTGATTGCATTAGATAATTGTTGATTGTGTGCTTCAATGTGTGTACCGCGAGGTGCAGTAACAAACATCTAAGGTTTATATACCCACGTGCATACCTGTGACAATTTGTACGGATGTACCTGTACGAAAACAACCGTATGAAAGTGTGAATAAAGATGTAGCATATGTATACCAATGAAGCCTTACAGCATACTTCAATACTTTATTCCACTCGTTTGGACATACATTTAACGTACTTTGTGGCAATGTTCGGGAAGACGAAACGATCGTCAATTTTAGTCATATCATCATACGACACCACGTACGTTTCCTCGTACCCTGCCTTCGCTGCAGCCACTTGCGAACCGATCGCTGTGAAGCACGTGGATGTTAATGGCACGCCAACAGCCTTGCAAAGGGGAATTCGTGCACGCAGAATTTCGGTAGCAATGCCGCGTCCTCGGTACTTGGGAGCCACCGACAGCCCCATTGCTCCAAGATATGTATCCACTCCGTATCGCTCGAACACGTTAGCCTCCTTCATCGTGTAATCGACCAAATCGTAAATGcatttccatatttttccTTTGCACTGCACGCACATGGAATGAATGCGTCATGGATAAATCACCGGAAATATGTTACGATATGGCGCTCTACGTACCTGATACTCTTCCTTATCGCTTTGCTGCGAAATGTACAGCATGTTCATGCCCGCAATTTCATCGCTACCCTCCTTGAAGCACACGAGCACTAGGCGAAGTTTGACGAATTCGCGCCACAGATCGGCAATCTCATCAACGCTCTGCTTTTCGCCTACGATATCTAGATAGAAAAGTCCGATTATCTCAACAACCGTTGCACAACTGGACAATCATCAACCGTCTCGGCAATCGTGGCGCTCACTTTTTGCACGGCACGTCGGTTCGTCGTACACGAAATGTTCCAGCATGTGCGCGATCGCTTCTTCGAACCGTTCCTCCGGCAGGTCCTGCACTCGATACGTAACCAGCCGCTCGCTTTCCGTATCCTTGGCTTCGAATGTATGCCAAACGGATGGATACGGTACGTTTTCCGGTCGTTTCCAAGTCATCGTGCAGGTGGCGAATTCTACGAGAAGGTTCTTACGCGCTCGTTGCAAAACTGCGACTGTGGCGTGTTTCTCACTCCAGCAACGGAACAGAATGCACTGCGGAGTCGTTTGATTGTTTGACTATGGGAAACACCCTAGCGTTCCCTCAGCATCGCTAATAACAATTTGCTCGGAAGAAACACGAGCTGCGCGCAAGTGTATGTACAGCCATGGTGTGTCATGCTTGTGTGAAAGCCTGACCACGGTTAGATGTAACACGGCAGTCACAATATTGCAAGGCACACTGATACTACAGTGGGGTGTGTTGATAAGGTGACCTTCGCTATGCTTGAATAACGTGTGAATGGGTTAAGATATTTTcacccatcttgtccaccaccaTCCGAAAATGTTATCCGATGGGAAAGAATCAGATCAACCTCTTCTCGATCCGAGATTTCTGTGTGACAACATGAAAAGAGGAAGCACTCCCGAACACCCCGGGGGGGATTTTGTTCCACATGATAAGCAAGTATCGGCTCGCTAAATTGGCAACACCCTAATTTTGGGAGGGGAGCAGGAAATCAGTGCTGCTCATGGTAGCATTCGTATAAATGGAAGATAACGATGATAATGCGCCTGCATGTGAGTAGCGTTCGCACACAGCACATGCGTCCGAAGTCTAGGAGCAATAATAATGATACAATAATAAGACGGAAAGAGGAAGTGCGCCGTTTTGTTGATGATTAGCCATTTTGACGATGGGGATTAGGGTGTACGTGTGGGTAAGTTATATGAATTAGCTCACGAGAATACTCAGCCACACGGCGGCATTAATCAGTTAGTTGCCGCGTACTACTAAGTCACTGTGTCAACGTTCCTCGCTCTCGCACACACTAGAGCTATTTAAATGTTTACACGTTTTCCAACGAGCCAACGGACAAGACTATAGTCTAAGTATTTTTTGTACACTTGAAAACGTACACTTCAAACGATACTATAATTCGTAGACAACGCCACCGATGCTTTCTTGTTTACAAATTCTCTTCTTGTTGTTCGAAAAACTAGTTTCCTCTTCTAATAGTGGAAGTTGGTGAAGAATTCCAGCTACACTAACCTTAAGTAATGCCGTGCGGGAGAATCACGGTTAGACCCTAAACGGTTTGAATGTTTGGGCAAACGGACTGAAATGTTCGTTGGGAAGTGCCAGCGTATCGTGATGGAGCTGGTGCTAGCGGTTCGTCTTTACGCGCTTGCGCGGTCTCTGTTGTCAATACGCAAACACATGGTTCCTCTATCGTACGTTCGCGTACGGGGTtgaatgttgttgttatcATCTTACTCTTCATACGGCTGCCTGCAAGAGTTCGACTAGAAAAGAGTCCCAACCACGACCCAGATGCAGCAGTATTCGAAGAAGATTTCAGCGTAAAACAGTGACTACACTTGCCGAAACGCATCATGCCGTGGGAGCGACCGAGCAACGTACCTTATCCGAATGTGTGGTGGACTTTTGATGCTCCCGATCCGGATTGTGCGGATGGTGCGTTGGTTACGTACCGAGTAGAGGATTTGACGGAGGATCGATTCGAAGATGCCATCAAGCTGTACACTGAAAATTTTCTCGACGACGAACCACTTTGTGCGTATGGCCGAGTTCGGCACAATCCGCTGTCGTA
The Anopheles moucheti chromosome 2, idAnoMoucSN_F20_07, whole genome shotgun sequence genome window above contains:
- the LOC128299648 gene encoding uncharacterized protein LOC128299648 — protein: MTWKRPENVPYPSVWHTFEAKDTESERLVTYRVQDLPEERFEEAIAHMLEHFVYDEPTCRAKNIVGEKQSVDEIADLWREFVKLRLVLVCFKEGSDEIAGMNMLYISQQSDKEEYQCKGKIWKCIYDLVDYTMKEANVFERYGVDTYLGAMGLSVAPKYRGRGIATEILRARIPLCKAVGVPLTSTCFTAIGSQVAAAKAGYEETYVVSYDDMTKIDDRFVFPNIATKYVKCMSKRVE